AGAAAAACTAAAAAAGTCTCTTAAAATCGATTTATGAGTGTTTTTTGATGTTTTTAGCTATGTTATCCAAAATATCAGATATTTTTGTTTGATATCCTTTGCCTAAACCTCTAAAAGTTTCTAATGTAGAAGATTTGAGCCTAATAGTTATCTTTTCTTTAGTTTCTTTCTTTTGGCTATCTAATAACTCTAGTATCTCAGGAGCTTCATATAGTGGGATAGATTTTTTGATATCTTCATTAGTTAACTCTGGGATATCATCAAAGTTAATATCTTCATCTTTGATATTTTTAGCAATGTTTATTAGTTTGTTTTTACTCATTTTTTAGCCCTCACTTTGTCTAACTCTTTTTGTCTTGCTCGCCTAAAAGATATGATTCTAATTTTGTTTTTTCTAATCGTATATGAGACACAAAACAAAATATTTTCTAGCTCTCCAAAACCAATATATCTAGTTTCATTATATTGTTTTTTGTCATCTATATATCTTTCAAAATTGCCACATTCAAAAACATATTTTGCAAGTTCAAAAGGTAGTTTGTGTTTCTCAATATTGGACTTATTTTTCTTGTTGTCCCATTCAAATTCAAGCATATTTTTAAACCTTAATTTGTATGTACATATTGTACATACATTATAATAAAAAGTCAATCTTTTAATAGTAATCTTCATTGTAAGAAGTTCCGAAATCTTTTAATCTTGCGATAATTCTTTCTGCTAGTCTTACTGCGTATCTCACTAAATTATAGTTTGCGGTAATTTCAAAGCATGCTTTGAAATGCCTTATTTATCTAGCTTTTAATATCAAAACCAATCTTAGCCTATTCGGCAGATTGTTTTTTCATTAAAACCTGCCCCGTCCCGTACTTCGTACGAGACCAAAGAAAAAAAGATAAGAGAAAACTAAGCCCCTGCGGGGCAAGTTCTCTTAGCTTACTTTTTCCCTTTGGTCTCCTACCAGTAGACACTAAATTTTTATCAAAATTATTGTTGCTACCCTGTCGCTACGCTAAGGGCAGAATGCGATAAATCGCCAACAAAATTTCTAAAAATAAGTGCTACTAGGTACGATGACGGGGGCAGGAGTTTAGTGCATTACTACGCTAAGAGCTACTAAGTTTTTTATCGCCGTTTCACAGCGACAAAAGAACCAGTAGCAACTAAGCTTGAATGCTTTTTATATGTCATCTGCGAGAGCATATCCGCTTAGGGCGGATTATCTCTTGATGACTAAACGGGTCAAAATGGATCTAACAAGTTAGGCCATTATGCCCCTTGTCGTTAGGTTAATATTTTGGGCTAAAGGTCGTGATTGATGATAAATTTAAATCTGTTTTTGAATGGCTCAAAATCTATCTTTCTTTTGTCTTTTGTTAGTACAAACTTTGCTTTGTTGAATATCTTTTCTACTACTTCCGCCCTTTTTGTTGTTAAAACATACTTAACGCCATCTATTTCTTTGTTTTGGATTGCTTGAACATGTCCGCCCCATACTTCAGCGTAACGGTTTAAGGTTTTGGCAGTTCTCTCAATTTCTATGCCAATACTAAAACTGTCTCTTTCTTCTATTAGGTCGGTTTTACCTCTACCTTTTGAAGCAAACTTTTGAGCTGGAGCGGGATAGCATTTAAGCCCTTTGTTTCTGCTTAGTATTGCGTAGTTTTGACATTGTAGCCAATGTATTAGCGTTCTTTCATTGAATCGGCTTTCATGAAATATTTTAGTTTGGTCTATTATTCCAAGTTCTGCTAATCCTTGCCAAGATATACCAACTACTTTTGTTTTTGGTGCTTGTATTTCTATAACCGTTATTAATTCTTGCTTTTCATATCTTTTTAAAGCCCCTGTTAGGGTCTTATAATTGATATTTAAAGCCTTTTCTAGGGTTTTTGGCGTAGAGTATTTAAACTCGGCTAAATAGCTAAGTATTTTTTGTTGTGTTATTTTGCCTAACTCTATCAGTTCTTGTTTAGTCTTCATCGCCGAATAAGTCCTTTTTAGATACTTCTATGCTTTCATTTTCTTGTATTTCTTCTCTTTTTGGCTCTATTTTGGCTTCTTGTTGCTCATTTGTAGTTTTGTTTGGTATGTATGGCTCTTTGTGTGTGCCTGATATCGCAAAGCTATAATTATTTGTCGGTATGTAATGCGTTGATATCTGCTCGTATTCTCTATCTTTAAATAGGGCAGGAGCTAATAAAATCATAGTATTTTTAGCTCCGTTTGATATCTCGCTTTGAGTTAATTTATAGTCTACATGCTTAGTATATCTTCTATCAGCAGAAGTAACGGAAGCCCCGCCAAGGCTTCCTTCTTCTAGCTCAAAAGCTCTATCATAAGTTGTTTGTCCGCCTTTCTTTTGGACTATTTCAATAGTTTCTATATCTGAACTATTGCCCAGGGCGAAAATGTGCGAATTGTCTAATAATTCCTTGCCGTATGCCTTTTTATTCATCGCTGCGTTTGGGCTAGTTTCAAAGTTTGTAAATGATTGAAAGTTAAACATTAGCGTAGTGTTGAAGTCTCTAATAGTGGCTAGTTGATTGATTACCGAAGTAGTCATAATAAACTTAAATTCATCTAAGAAAATACAGCTATAACGGTCGTTATATTGTGTTTCTTTGGTTATTGTTTGGAACAGTAAACGAAGAATTAAACTACTAGCCATATTCTCCTTAGCACTTACTGCACGGATATAGAAAACTGCATTTTCTTCTAGTATTTCTTGGATTGTCGGAGCTTCTTTAGAGTTAAATATTTTGTATCTTGATAGATTACGCAATAGCGATTCTAAATCTATATTTTGAGCTAGTAAATCCGTGTCGTACTGATAGCAAGCGTTAATTATCTCTTTTGGTGTCATGCCTTTTTGATATATTTTATCTGATATTTTTTCTAAAGCTTTTTCTGTATTTTGAGCGTATACCCTAGCGTTAGTTTGCTTTTGTGGTTCAAGCTCCATAGCTGATTTAACAATGGTTTCAAAATCTATTTGATTAATACCGCCAAAAAGCTGTATTTGTGGCTCTCTAACATCAATATCAATAACATACATTTTTTTATTTGCTCTTCTGCATTCTTCAGAACATAAATTGAAAAGGTATTTATCGGGTTTCACATCAAAAATAATGTTACATAATCCATATTGTATGAATTGTGATAGTAATATTCTTGTTTCAACGCCCTTACCTGAGCCAGAGCCACCGGCTATACATATATGCCCATCTAAACTAGCTTTAAGGTCTGCATAAACAGGTTGTTTAAACTCATTTAAGCCAAAAAATAGTTTACCTTGTTTAAAGTATTTTCTAGGGTTGTATTCGCCTACATGAGTTCTTTTTTTGTCGGGGTTATATTCTTTTTTGCCTGATTTTTTATATGCGTATGCGTTAGATATTTGATTAAGCGGGTTAATTATCTTTTGCTGTATTAATCGATTTAAAACAAATGCTTCTAGTATTAAAGTGATAACTGTTGAGCCTGCGGCTACAACTAAACAAGGTATAAATTTGTCTATAGGGAATACATGAAGCCTATCGAGTAAATAAGCTAATCCGTAGATACTGAAAGTAACAAGAAAGCTATATACATACCACGCAGCAACAACATGAAAACCATAATATATGGTTCTTATTATTAAAGAATTTTTTAATGGTAAAGGGCTATTTTCTTTGATTATGCTCTTGTATGCTGATTTACTGACTATATACATCGCAGAGAATATAACAGCCACAAATATACATTTAGATAGACTAAATATATCGAATGCATAAGGGTAGAGATAATCAATAATTAGATTTAGTATTGGATTGAAATTAAAAAACATAATTAAGCCCCTTTATTGAAGATATTTTTTATTTTATTTAGCAAGTTAGATTTAGTTTCTTTTTTTGGCTCTTGCTCTTGTTCTTTTAGCTTTTCTTCTTGCTCTGTAGCTATTCTTTCTAATTCTTTTTTGACTTCTTCATACTGGATTATCATTTCATGGAATCCTAACGGGTGCATCATCATATAATCGCCCGTTGGCTGGTGGTTACTATCATAAGCTTTAGATATATACATCTGA
This Francisella frigiditurris DNA region includes the following protein-coding sequences:
- a CDS encoding BrnA antitoxin family protein; amino-acid sequence: MSKNKLINIAKNIKDEDINFDDIPELTNEDIKKSIPLYEAPEILELLDSQKKETKEKITIRLKSSTLETFRGLGKGYQTKISDILDNIAKNIKKHS
- a CDS encoding BrnT family toxin, encoding MLEFEWDNKKNKSNIEKHKLPFELAKYVFECGNFERYIDDKKQYNETRYIGFGELENILFCVSYTIRKNKIRIISFRRARQKELDKVRAKK
- a CDS encoding winged helix-turn-helix transcriptional regulator: MKTKQELIELGKITQQKILSYLAEFKYSTPKTLEKALNINYKTLTGALKRYEKQELITVIEIQAPKTKVVGISWQGLAELGIIDQTKIFHESRFNERTLIHWLQCQNYAILSRNKGLKCYPAPAQKFASKGRGKTDLIEERDSFSIGIEIERTAKTLNRYAEVWGGHVQAIQNKEIDGVKYVLTTKRAEVVEKIFNKAKFVLTKDKRKIDFEPFKNRFKFIINHDL
- a CDS encoding helicase HerA domain-containing protein, which codes for MFFNFNPILNLIIDYLYPYAFDIFSLSKCIFVAVIFSAMYIVSKSAYKSIIKENSPLPLKNSLIIRTIYYGFHVVAAWYVYSFLVTFSIYGLAYLLDRLHVFPIDKFIPCLVVAAGSTVITLILEAFVLNRLIQQKIINPLNQISNAYAYKKSGKKEYNPDKKRTHVGEYNPRKYFKQGKLFFGLNEFKQPVYADLKASLDGHICIAGGSGSGKGVETRILLSQFIQYGLCNIIFDVKPDKYLFNLCSEECRRANKKMYVIDIDVREPQIQLFGGINQIDFETIVKSAMELEPQKQTNARVYAQNTEKALEKISDKIYQKGMTPKEIINACYQYDTDLLAQNIDLESLLRNLSRYKIFNSKEAPTIQEILEENAVFYIRAVSAKENMASSLILRLLFQTITKETQYNDRYSCIFLDEFKFIMTTSVINQLATIRDFNTTLMFNFQSFTNFETSPNAAMNKKAYGKELLDNSHIFALGNSSDIETIEIVQKKGGQTTYDRAFELEEGSLGGASVTSADRRYTKHVDYKLTQSEISNGAKNTMILLAPALFKDREYEQISTHYIPTNNYSFAISGTHKEPYIPNKTTNEQQEAKIEPKREEIQENESIEVSKKDLFGDED